In a genomic window of Coprococcus eutactus:
- a CDS encoding FtsW/RodA/SpoVE family cell cycle protein, whose translation MVLYTVKCFTVLKPVAAERKRKALNVQIFYVFMIHFLCYLTLYLHYEKKSIIVFYIVQMIVSIIYMVSYHAIYKGSSRLITNNMSFLLLIGYVMLTRLDFDLAKKQFLFATIMLVVTAFLPLFIMKFPQVRNWNVFYAIFGIGFLATVFIPHVGVDKYGSNNWISIAGISMQPMEIVKIVFVFFLASSFLKAKNLKDMTKTICVAGLFMLVLVAETDLGGAVIFFMVFVMMLYLATGKHIILIGGGIGGSVVAVVGYMLLKSHFGHVTMRIDAWLNPLKYIDGSGYQVAQSLFAIGSGGFEGSGLCQGSPTSIPVVSSDFIFAAICEELGVIFGLCLLLMYLSCFIYFINISMKIRDTFYKNVAFGFTICFIFQIFLNVGGVVKFIPSTGVTLPLVSYGVSSVVSTLIMFGIIQGICVLENSGVDKNVRQKKAVQSGWAEQEVTERPQYRDEDEKKQNRQQKSEQDRRGSEKKSRRYADRKKQPDTDEFWGE comes from the coding sequence ATGGTGCTGTATACAGTCAAGTGTTTTACGGTGCTCAAGCCGGTTGCGGCTGAGCGCAAGAGAAAGGCGCTTAATGTACAGATATTTTACGTGTTTATGATACATTTTCTGTGTTATCTGACATTGTATCTTCACTATGAAAAGAAAAGCATAATAGTATTTTATATCGTGCAGATGATAGTTTCCATAATTTATATGGTTTCATATCACGCAATTTACAAGGGGTCATCGAGACTCATCACAAACAATATGTCATTCCTGCTTCTGATAGGATACGTGATGCTGACAAGACTTGACTTTGATCTGGCAAAGAAACAGTTTTTATTCGCCACGATCATGCTGGTTGTCACGGCATTTCTACCTCTTTTTATAATGAAGTTTCCGCAGGTGCGTAACTGGAATGTATTTTATGCAATTTTCGGAATAGGATTTCTGGCTACTGTATTTATCCCACATGTTGGAGTGGATAAATACGGATCAAATAACTGGATAAGCATTGCGGGAATATCGATGCAGCCTATGGAAATAGTGAAGATAGTATTTGTATTTTTCCTTGCAAGTTCATTCCTCAAGGCGAAGAATTTAAAGGATATGACGAAGACGATATGTGTTGCGGGACTTTTCATGCTCGTGCTCGTTGCGGAGACTGACCTCGGTGGTGCGGTCATATTCTTTATGGTATTTGTCATGATGTTATATCTTGCAACGGGAAAGCATATCATACTCATAGGTGGAGGTATTGGCGGATCGGTGGTTGCAGTAGTTGGATATATGTTGCTCAAGAGCCATTTCGGTCATGTAACTATGAGAATCGATGCCTGGCTTAATCCGCTAAAATATATTGACGGAAGTGGATATCAGGTGGCACAGAGTCTTTTTGCAATAGGGTCAGGTGGCTTTGAGGGATCGGGACTTTGTCAGGGATCGCCGACATCAATACCAGTAGTATCAAGTGATTTTATATTTGCAGCGATATGCGAGGAGCTTGGTGTAATATTTGGACTGTGTCTTCTCCTCATGTATCTAAGTTGCTTTATATATTTTATCAATATCTCTATGAAGATAAGAGATACCTTTTACAAAAATGTAGCTTTTGGATTTACAATATGCTTTATATTCCAGATATTCCTGAATGTTGGCGGTGTAGTGAAATTCATTCCGTCTACAGGAGTCACGCTGCCGCTAGTCAGCTACGGAGTAAGCTCTGTGGTCAGTACGCTCATAATGTTTGGAATTATTCAGGGTATATGTGTATTAGAGAACAGTGGAGTTGATAAGAATGTCAGACAGAAAAAAGCCGTACAGTCAGGATGGGCAGAGCAGGAAGTCACAGAGCGCCCACAGTACAGGGACGAAGATGAAAAAAAACAAAACAGACAGCAAAAAAGTGAACAGGACAGGCGCGGCAGTGAAAAGAAGTCAAGGCGATATGCAGACAGAAAAAAGCAGCCAGACACAGATGAATTCTGGGGCGAGTGA